Proteins encoded in a region of the Balaenoptera musculus isolate JJ_BM4_2016_0621 chromosome 21, mBalMus1.pri.v3, whole genome shotgun sequence genome:
- the NKX6-3 gene encoding homeobox protein Nkx-6.3, which translates to MESNLQGPFLLNNAPLAQFSEMKAPVCQYSVQNAFYKLSPQGLGPQPPAGTPHGISDILSRPVAAPNSCLLSGYPHVAGFGGLGSQGVYYGPQVGNFSKAGNEYPTRTRNCWADTGQDWRGGRPCGNTPDPLSDSIHKKKHTRPTFTGHQIFALEKTFEQTKYLAGPERARLAYSLGMTESQVKVWFQNRRTKWRKKSALEPSSSTPRASGGDRAASENDDDEYNKPLDPDSDDEKIRLLLRKHRAAFSVLSLGAHG; encoded by the exons ATGGAGTCCAACCTGCAGGGCCCGTTCCTGCTGAACAACGCGCCGCTGGCTCAGTTCTCGGAGATGAAGGCCCCTGTGTGCCAGTACTCTGTGCAGAATGCCTTCTACAAGCTCAGCCCCCAGGGGCTGGGGCCCCAGCCGCCCGCCGGGACCCCACATGGCATCTCGGACATCCTCAGCAGGCCCGTGGCCGCGCCGAACAGCTGCCTGCTCTCCGGCTACCCCCACGTGGCCGGCTTCGGTGGGCTCGGCTCCCAGGGGGTCTACTACGGTCCCCAGGTGGGGAATTTCTCCAAGGCAGGGAACGAGTACCCCACCCGGACCCGGAACTGCTGGGCGGACACGGGCCAGGACTGGCGAGGCGGGCGGCCATGCGGCAACA CCCCGGACCCCCTGAGCGACAGCATCCACAAGAAAAAGCACACCCGGCCCACCTTCACGGGGCACCAGATCTTTGCCCTGGAGAAGACCTTCGAGCAGACCAAGTACTTGGCGGGTCCCGAGAGGGCGCGGCTGGCATACTCGCTGGGGATGACCGAGTCGCAGGTCAAG GTGTGGTTCCAGAACCGGAGGACCAAGTGGCGGAAGAAGAGTGCCCTGGAACCCTCGTCCTCCACGCCCCGGGCCTCGGGCGGGGACCGCGCGGCCTCGGAGAATGATGACGACGAGTACAACAAGCCGCTGGACCCCGACTCGGACGACGAGAAGATCCGGCTGCTGCTCCGCAAGCACCGCGCCGCCTTCTCGGTGCTCAGCCTGGGCGCGCACGGCTGA